One Acidobacteriota bacterium genomic window, GCCGATGGTCGCGCGCTGCCACATCCCTTGCGACTCCGGTTCGAGTTCGGCAACGGACACATTGAACGCCGCGCGCAGCTTATCTTTCACGCTGCGGACGACCTGCCGCTTGTCCTTCAGCGATTGCGCGTGCTCGATCCGGATCTCGAGGGTGAGCGATGCGATGGGCATAAACGATGAGG contains:
- a CDS encoding DUF503 domain-containing protein, coding for MPIASLTLEIRIEHAQSLKDKRQVVRSVKDKLRAAFNVSVAELEPESQGMWQRATIGVVAISDSRDYLRGLMDKVERAAARAANNAGGDVVDSFVEFVEGDG